A part of Periophthalmus magnuspinnatus isolate fPerMag1 chromosome 19, fPerMag1.2.pri, whole genome shotgun sequence genomic DNA contains:
- the egr2b gene encoding early growth response protein 2b — protein sequence MTAKTLDKVAVTLGGYAHPGPESVYSMEDMSGTLHSSAPFNSELGHYDPTTTEPLLDHSAERLSYSGLPPALAPGPRQTFTYMGKFSIDSQYPGSWSPEGVINIVSGIFNVAQPPPPSSSACSSPSSRSPGHLARIQGCSMAQTQPEEQMYSPPPPYTSSTCGEFQDPSAFLAPSGAMSYPPPSYSSPKPSTADPGLFPLIPDYTGFFQPTCQRELPERKPFGPCPLDTFRVPPPLTPLNTIRNFTLGAPAGLEAGSRLPSAYSPQNLPLRPILRPRKYPNRPSKTPVHERPYPCPAEGCDRRFSRSDELTRHIRIHTGHKPFQCRICMRNFSRSDHLTTHIRTHTGEKPFACDFCGRKFARSDERKRHTKIHLRQKERKSSAASSSSSGSSALCS from the exons ATGACCGCAAAAACCCTGGACAAAGTAGCTGTGACCCTGGGGGGCTACGCACACCCAGGGCCAGAAAGCGTGTACTCCATGGAAGACATGTCAGGCACCCTCCACTCCTCCGCCCCCTTCAACAGCGAGTTGGGCCACTACGATCCGACCACCACAG AGCCGCTGCTGGACCACTCTGCAGAGAGGCTGTCTTACAGCGGGCTGCCCCCTGCTCTGGCCCCGGGTCCTCGTCAAACATTCACCTACATGGGCAAGTTCTCCATTGACTCTCAATACCCGGGCTCGTGGAGCCCCGAGGGGGTCATTAACATCGTGTCAGGGATCTTCAACGTGGCTCAGcctccgcccccctcctcctccgcatGCTCTTCTCCATCCTCGCGCTCTCCCGGTCACTTGGCCCGTATTCAAGGCTGCAGCATGGCACAGACTCAGCCTGAGGAGCAGATGTACTCCCCTCCACCACCGTACACATCCTCCACCTGTGGGGAGTTCCAGGACCCATCAGCGTTTCTGGCACCCTCCGGGGCCATGTCTTACCCACCGCCCTCCTACTCCTCTCCAAAGCCCTCGACTGCAGATCCAGGGCTGTTCCCTCTTATTCCGGACTACACAGGCTTCTTCCAACCAACGTGTCAGCGAGAACTCCCAGAACGAAAGCCCTTTGGACCATGTCCGTTAGACACATTCCGCGTGCCGCCACCACTGACCCCGCTAAACACTATCAGGAACTTCACCCTTGGGGCACCTGCAGGCCTTGAGGCAGGCTCCCGACTGCCCTCTGCTTACAGCCCACAGAACCTGCCTCTTCGGCCCATTCTGAGGCCCCGGAAATATCCCAATCGCCCCAGTAAAACCCCAGTACACGAGAGGCCGTACCCGTGCCCAGCCGAAGGTTGCGACCGCCGCTTCTCCCGCTCTGATGAACTCACGCGTCACATACGCATCCACACTGGACACAAGCCCTTTCAATGCCGTATCTGTATGCGCAATTTCAGCCGCAGTGACCACTTGACCACTCACATCCGCACGCACACGGGCGAGAAGCCCTTTGCCTGTGACTTCTGCGGACGAAAGTTTGCGCGCAGCGATGAGCGGAAGCGGCATACGAAGATTCACTTGCGGCAGAAGGAACGCAAATCATCTGCAGCATCCTCTTCATCATCTGGCTCTAGCGCGCTTTGTTCGTAG